A portion of the Stigmatella aurantiaca DW4/3-1 genome contains these proteins:
- a CDS encoding 3-hydroxyacyl-CoA dehydrogenase/enoyl-CoA hydratase family protein — protein sequence MTTRIRKVAVLGAGVMGSGIAAHLANSGVRALLLDIVPPKAGPGEDTSSKAFRNKFVLGALANLRKQKPSPIVSEQVFASLEVGNLEDDIARIAECDWVIEVVKEDLAVKQALFEKVEKHLRKDAIVSSNTSGLSIAGMLQGRGPEFRKRFLVTHFFNPVRYMKLLELVAGPETDPAVVRTLHAFGEGVLGKGIVYGKDTTNFIANRIGVYGMMRTIAEMQKAELTVEEVDKIFGPAMGRPKSAVFRTADIVGLDTFTHVAKNCFDTLTQDEERQTFAAPDFLQKMVEKGMLGDKSGSGFYKKGKGGGGDKEILALDLKTLDYRPQNKVRYESLGAAKDVEDVRERVATVMKGQDKAAKFAERVTLDVLAYSSRRIPEIAEDIVNIDRGMRWGFGWDVGPFETWDAYGVKAGVERMKELGLKPAAWVEQMLASGRESFYGVQDGRDTYWDIPSKSVKTVPESERIAKVEYLKRGNKKIDGNGSATLWDMGDGVTLLEFHSKMNSIDDDIIAMMGTALDETEKNHLGLVVGNDGANFSAGANIFAMLWAARNGEFDTLRKMSAAFQAANQRMRYSPVPVVTAPFNLTLGGGAEAAMGGNAIQAAAELYMGLVEVGVGLIPGGGGTMQLLRNVYGAYSADKDFDPFPFIKKVFLAVGTAKVATSAEEAREFGFLNASDGISANRDFQLHDAKQRVLGMAKAGFRAPRPTRFRLPGPSGFATIDMMLYDMSLNNQISAHDRKIAQKLARVLTGGETSPSVLLTEERLLELELEAFLSLCGEEKTQDRLQFMLEKGKPLRN from the coding sequence ATGACGACGCGGATCCGCAAAGTGGCTGTGCTGGGCGCCGGAGTGATGGGCAGCGGCATCGCCGCGCACCTGGCAAACTCGGGCGTGCGCGCGCTGCTGCTGGACATCGTCCCCCCCAAGGCGGGCCCTGGCGAGGACACCTCCTCCAAGGCCTTCCGCAACAAGTTCGTGTTGGGCGCGCTGGCGAACCTGCGCAAGCAGAAGCCCAGCCCCATCGTCTCCGAGCAGGTGTTCGCCTCGCTGGAGGTGGGCAACCTGGAGGACGACATCGCCCGCATCGCCGAGTGCGACTGGGTGATCGAAGTGGTGAAGGAGGACCTGGCGGTCAAGCAGGCGCTCTTCGAGAAGGTGGAGAAGCACCTGCGCAAGGACGCCATCGTCAGCTCCAACACCTCGGGCCTGTCCATCGCGGGCATGCTCCAGGGCCGGGGGCCCGAGTTCCGCAAGCGCTTCCTGGTGACGCACTTCTTCAACCCGGTGCGCTACATGAAGCTCCTGGAGCTGGTGGCCGGGCCTGAGACCGATCCCGCCGTGGTGCGCACCCTCCACGCCTTTGGCGAGGGCGTGCTCGGCAAGGGCATCGTCTACGGCAAGGACACCACCAACTTCATCGCCAACCGCATCGGCGTGTACGGGATGATGCGGACCATCGCCGAGATGCAGAAGGCGGAGCTGACGGTCGAGGAGGTGGACAAGATCTTTGGCCCCGCCATGGGCCGTCCCAAGTCCGCCGTCTTCCGCACCGCGGACATCGTCGGCCTGGACACCTTCACCCACGTGGCGAAGAACTGCTTCGACACGCTCACCCAGGATGAGGAGCGCCAGACGTTCGCGGCCCCGGACTTTCTCCAGAAGATGGTGGAGAAGGGGATGCTGGGCGACAAGAGCGGCTCGGGCTTCTACAAGAAGGGCAAGGGCGGCGGTGGGGACAAGGAGATCCTGGCGCTCGACCTGAAGACGCTGGACTACCGGCCGCAGAACAAGGTGCGCTACGAATCGCTGGGCGCCGCCAAGGACGTGGAGGACGTGCGCGAGCGCGTGGCCACGGTGATGAAGGGCCAGGACAAGGCCGCGAAGTTCGCCGAGCGCGTCACCTTGGACGTGCTGGCCTACTCCAGCCGCCGGATCCCCGAGATCGCCGAGGACATCGTCAACATCGACCGCGGCATGCGCTGGGGCTTTGGCTGGGACGTGGGCCCCTTCGAGACGTGGGATGCCTACGGCGTGAAGGCGGGCGTGGAGCGGATGAAGGAGCTGGGGCTCAAGCCGGCCGCGTGGGTGGAGCAGATGCTGGCCTCAGGGCGCGAGTCCTTCTACGGCGTGCAGGACGGCCGCGACACCTACTGGGACATCCCCAGCAAGTCAGTGAAGACGGTGCCGGAGAGCGAGCGCATCGCGAAGGTGGAGTACCTCAAGCGCGGCAACAAGAAGATCGACGGCAACGGCAGCGCCACCCTGTGGGACATGGGCGATGGCGTCACGCTGCTGGAGTTCCACTCGAAGATGAACTCCATCGACGATGACATCATCGCGATGATGGGCACGGCCCTGGACGAGACGGAGAAGAACCACCTGGGCCTGGTGGTGGGCAACGACGGGGCGAACTTCTCGGCGGGCGCGAACATCTTCGCGATGCTGTGGGCGGCCCGCAACGGCGAGTTCGACACGCTGCGGAAGATGTCGGCGGCCTTCCAGGCGGCCAACCAGCGCATGCGCTACAGCCCGGTGCCGGTGGTGACGGCGCCCTTCAACCTGACGCTGGGCGGCGGCGCCGAGGCGGCCATGGGCGGCAACGCCATTCAGGCGGCGGCGGAGCTGTACATGGGCCTGGTGGAAGTGGGCGTGGGCCTCATCCCCGGCGGCGGCGGCACGATGCAGCTTCTGCGCAACGTGTACGGCGCCTACTCGGCGGACAAGGACTTCGATCCGTTCCCCTTCATCAAGAAGGTGTTCCTGGCGGTGGGCACGGCGAAGGTGGCCACCAGCGCCGAGGAGGCGCGCGAGTTCGGCTTCCTGAACGCCAGCGATGGCATCAGCGCCAACCGGGACTTCCAACTGCACGACGCCAAGCAGCGGGTGCTGGGCATGGCGAAGGCGGGCTTCCGGGCGCCGCGCCCCACCCGCTTCCGGCTGCCAGGGCCCAGCGGGTTCGCCACCATCGACATGATGCTGTACGACATGTCGCTCAACAACCAGATCTCCGCCCACGATCGGAAGATCGCCCAGAAGCTGGCGCGGGTGCTCACCGGCGGTGAGACGAGCCCGTCGGTGCTGCTGACCGAGGAGCGGCTGCTGGAACTGGAGCTGGAGGCCTTCCTGAGCCTGTGCGGCGAGGAGAAGACCCAGGACCGGCTCCAGTTCATGTTGGAGAAGGGCAAGCCGCTGCGCAATTAG
- a CDS encoding M1 family metallopeptidase has translation MARLDPHSFNDDTQPATESLDWKARVDFRTHRLHAEVTLTLREASAGPLDLDTRDLDIRAVVDAQGRPLPYLLSPPEPILGSRLRVELPAGLRQLTVRYRTSPQSSALQWLTPSQTAGGQHPFLFSQCQAIHARSVMPLQDTPRIRVRYTAALTIPKALKAVMAAGFLRREEQGVEAVEHYEMPQPIPPYLLAFAVGSLAPKELGPRSRVWAEPELLEDAAAEFEDVDAMLRVAESLFGPYDWERFDVLTMPPSFPYGGMENPRLTFLTPTLLAGDKSLVNVVAHELAHSWTGNLVTNASAEHFWLNEGFTVFAERRILEALEGAEVAALHGALGRRSLDTALEHFRAHPQLTVLRTHLTGVDPDEVFSQVPYEKGYLLLRALEDAVGREAFDGYLRRYISTHRFQALTTEDFVAFTERELPGALAKVNGDAYLHQPGIPASAPAPHSRRLEELRSLQGTVPSLEAVKDWTPTEWQLFLESLPPNTSREVLKSLDERFHFTQSRNSEVLVAWLVAALKGHYAPALERAEAFLGEVGRMKYLKPLYHVLATTKEYRGKAREIFKKHAERYHPIARQGVESILSRG, from the coding sequence ATGGCCCGCCTCGACCCCCACTCGTTCAACGACGACACCCAGCCCGCGACCGAATCCCTCGACTGGAAGGCCCGCGTGGACTTCCGGACCCACCGCCTGCACGCGGAGGTGACCCTCACCCTCCGGGAGGCCTCCGCGGGTCCACTGGACCTGGATACCCGGGATCTCGACATTCGTGCGGTGGTAGACGCACAGGGCAGGCCTTTGCCCTACCTGCTGTCCCCCCCGGAGCCCATCCTGGGCAGCCGGTTGCGCGTGGAGCTGCCCGCGGGGCTGCGCCAGCTCACGGTGCGCTATCGCACCTCGCCGCAGTCCAGCGCCTTGCAGTGGCTGACGCCCTCCCAGACGGCGGGAGGCCAGCACCCTTTCCTGTTCAGCCAGTGCCAGGCCATTCACGCACGCTCCGTCATGCCGCTCCAGGACACCCCGCGCATCCGCGTGCGCTACACGGCGGCCCTCACCATTCCCAAGGCCCTCAAGGCGGTGATGGCGGCGGGCTTCCTGCGCCGCGAGGAGCAGGGGGTGGAGGCGGTGGAGCACTACGAGATGCCGCAGCCGATCCCGCCCTACCTGCTGGCCTTCGCGGTGGGGAGCCTGGCCCCCAAGGAGCTGGGGCCCCGCTCCCGCGTTTGGGCCGAGCCGGAGCTGCTCGAGGACGCGGCGGCCGAGTTCGAGGATGTGGACGCCATGCTGCGCGTGGCCGAGTCGCTCTTCGGCCCGTATGACTGGGAGCGCTTCGATGTGCTCACCATGCCGCCCTCGTTCCCCTACGGGGGCATGGAGAACCCGCGCCTCACCTTCCTGACCCCCACGCTGCTCGCGGGGGACAAGAGCCTGGTGAACGTGGTGGCGCACGAGTTGGCGCACTCGTGGACGGGCAACCTCGTCACCAACGCCTCCGCCGAGCACTTCTGGCTCAACGAGGGCTTCACCGTCTTCGCCGAGCGGCGGATTCTCGAAGCGCTGGAGGGGGCCGAGGTGGCCGCGCTCCATGGCGCCCTGGGCCGCCGTTCGCTGGACACGGCGCTGGAGCACTTCCGGGCCCACCCGCAGCTCACCGTGCTGCGCACCCACCTCACCGGCGTGGATCCCGACGAGGTGTTCTCCCAGGTCCCCTACGAGAAGGGCTACCTGCTGCTGCGGGCCCTGGAGGACGCCGTGGGCCGGGAGGCCTTCGATGGGTACCTGCGCCGCTACATCAGCACCCATCGCTTCCAGGCGCTCACCACCGAGGACTTCGTCGCCTTCACCGAGCGCGAGCTGCCCGGCGCCCTCGCGAAGGTGAATGGGGATGCCTACCTGCACCAGCCCGGCATCCCCGCCAGCGCGCCCGCCCCCCACTCCCGCCGCCTGGAGGAGCTGCGGAGCCTCCAGGGCACGGTGCCTTCGCTCGAAGCGGTGAAGGATTGGACGCCCACCGAGTGGCAGCTCTTCCTGGAGTCGCTCCCGCCGAACACCTCGCGCGAGGTGCTGAAATCGCTGGATGAGCGCTTCCACTTCACCCAGAGCCGCAACTCGGAGGTGCTGGTGGCCTGGCTGGTGGCCGCGCTGAAGGGCCACTATGCCCCCGCGCTGGAGCGGGCCGAGGCCTTCCTGGGCGAGGTGGGCCGCATGAAGTACCTCAAGCCCCTCTATCACGTGCTGGCGACCACCAAGGAGTACCGGGGCAAGGCGCGGGAGATCTTCAAGAAGCACGCGGAGCGCTACCACCCCATCGCTCGCCAGGGCGTGGAAAGCATCCTCTCCCGGGGCTGA
- a CDS encoding VIT domain-containing protein → MLFTRPFTALLLTGLLLAGCDRHTPKPPPPPPSHVPPARNPLAEKFEKAGLGAPTAVLGHPDTSEVRLDELRDSVADPREITEAELAKFSPARPSGAAPADEESEGSTGEAPAAAAAPPGAPPPPPPPAPEPMREAAAEGFGAGGIGAPAPSEAAPRAMQQRRRETIQVIRGTAGGSVGGAAGGSLAGAAAPSQDELSKKGGLAQGSEAPTPVLPKVEAAPRAAKVLVTDESGRYRPLKTRAIRVVTYIQGSRARTVVDSLFENDSDRTLEGTFYHPLPGGATVAGFAMYSGAVAVDTPSLFQSAELLPPLGDGSAKAENLGAAAPPSPPGAKRSWGERQEARVVEQKRAREVYEEVVRRNVDPALLEWAGASTFSARVFPLPPKSLKRVVIAYEQTLLFDGQHLRYTWPLPPGAGTELKVSARVHVDPRHAGQVSLQPGQDLRPRPLGDWQAYDFPELRGDGALSVALTPRSPEADVLVGRDAAGLPGQAFHARIRLPAKLTSATEGPPTGRAVLVVDTSLSVEDGNAWALQAATLRALLEKDETLKEYAVLLFDVRPRWLHAPGWRANDAAHRQETFAELEHLFLEGASHVEGALEELDRASREWLTPARPQERVTAFLLSDGNATWGQSRVEALISRHPSVEALRWVSYRFGESAVNTDLFDALARASGGRGVTVLSGSEVDAAAKAHRAGSVVLARVGVKGAAVKDLVVAGQPHLVFPGQELQVAGRLPAEGAATLEVVTRAGDQEQVLSVPLPREQDSLFAPRAWAELFVARLVGLDDERLDRMVVALSQHYRLAHARASMLILESEGDYTRYAVRDEQVDLENLENLRRREEDQRRDKLLGIDLDDVPEQGRAVVKQLTGLKTELTALLRRQPLRDEPYAGGTERLDAELHYRKARRENRDDVLVYEAIARKRAFAGDTWGAVRALSSPVELRPKDPEALRLVGYGMLGLGQYPAAAELFEHVRLNRPFEGQAFLEEALALDAAGRYAEAARNYEIVLARPWARHAPKVKTVAAYHYARLLSALARHPGAKPVAALLQDRRESLKKLTQTEEPLDLQPIGYQLTTHWNSDSTDIDLWVIEPNGERCFYSHKDTALGGHLFWDITDGLGPELYHARKVAPGPYQVVVHYYGNNSSRYVVPTSLLLVSDRNVFTPEDTYQRRFQVRILPNKSALLLLRSEELIPAKAL, encoded by the coding sequence ATGCTCTTCACACGGCCCTTCACCGCCCTGCTGCTGACGGGGCTCCTGCTCGCGGGATGCGACCGCCACACGCCGAAGCCTCCCCCTCCGCCCCCCTCACACGTGCCCCCGGCCCGGAATCCGCTCGCCGAGAAGTTCGAGAAGGCCGGACTGGGCGCCCCCACCGCGGTGCTGGGACATCCCGATACGAGCGAGGTGCGCCTCGACGAGCTCCGGGACTCCGTGGCGGATCCGCGGGAGATCACCGAGGCCGAGCTGGCGAAGTTCTCACCGGCGCGGCCCTCTGGGGCGGCGCCCGCGGACGAAGAGTCCGAAGGGTCCACGGGTGAAGCGCCGGCCGCAGCGGCCGCCCCTCCCGGTGCTCCCCCTCCTCCCCCGCCTCCTGCCCCAGAGCCCATGCGCGAGGCCGCCGCAGAGGGGTTCGGAGCCGGTGGCATCGGGGCGCCAGCCCCTTCCGAGGCCGCGCCCCGCGCAATGCAGCAAAGGAGGCGCGAGACCATCCAGGTCATCCGGGGCACTGCCGGAGGCTCCGTGGGAGGGGCCGCCGGAGGCTCCCTGGCAGGGGCCGCTGCCCCTTCGCAAGACGAGCTTTCCAAGAAGGGCGGGCTGGCCCAGGGCTCCGAGGCGCCCACCCCCGTGCTGCCCAAGGTGGAGGCAGCGCCGCGCGCGGCCAAGGTGCTGGTCACCGATGAATCGGGCCGTTACCGCCCGTTGAAGACCCGGGCCATCCGCGTGGTGACCTACATCCAGGGCTCCCGGGCGCGCACGGTGGTGGACTCGCTCTTTGAGAACGACTCGGACCGCACCCTGGAGGGGACCTTCTACCACCCGCTGCCTGGCGGGGCGACGGTGGCGGGCTTCGCCATGTACTCGGGCGCGGTGGCGGTGGACACGCCCTCGCTCTTCCAATCCGCGGAGCTGCTGCCGCCCCTGGGGGACGGCTCCGCCAAGGCCGAGAACCTGGGGGCCGCCGCGCCCCCCAGCCCGCCGGGGGCCAAGCGCTCCTGGGGCGAGCGTCAGGAAGCGCGCGTCGTCGAGCAGAAACGGGCCCGCGAGGTGTACGAGGAAGTGGTGCGGCGCAATGTGGATCCCGCGCTGCTGGAGTGGGCGGGCGCGTCCACCTTCAGCGCCCGCGTGTTCCCGCTTCCGCCCAAGTCCCTCAAGCGCGTGGTGATCGCCTACGAGCAGACGTTGCTCTTCGATGGCCAGCACCTGCGCTACACGTGGCCCCTGCCGCCGGGCGCGGGCACGGAGCTGAAGGTGTCCGCCCGGGTGCACGTGGATCCGCGCCACGCGGGCCAGGTGAGCCTCCAGCCGGGTCAAGACCTCCGGCCGCGCCCGCTCGGCGACTGGCAGGCGTATGACTTCCCCGAGCTGCGGGGAGACGGGGCGCTGTCGGTGGCGCTCACACCCCGGAGCCCCGAGGCGGACGTGCTGGTGGGCCGGGACGCCGCGGGACTCCCCGGCCAGGCCTTCCACGCGCGGATCCGGCTGCCCGCCAAGCTGACCTCGGCCACCGAAGGGCCTCCCACCGGGCGCGCGGTGCTGGTGGTGGACACCTCGCTCTCCGTCGAGGACGGCAATGCGTGGGCCCTCCAAGCCGCCACCTTGCGCGCGCTGCTGGAGAAAGACGAGACGCTGAAAGAATACGCGGTGCTCCTCTTCGACGTGCGCCCGCGCTGGCTGCATGCCCCAGGCTGGCGCGCCAATGATGCGGCGCACCGCCAGGAGACCTTCGCCGAGTTGGAGCACCTGTTCCTGGAGGGGGCCTCTCACGTGGAGGGGGCCCTGGAGGAACTGGACCGGGCCTCGCGCGAGTGGCTCACGCCCGCGCGGCCCCAGGAGCGGGTGACGGCCTTTCTGCTGTCGGACGGCAACGCCACCTGGGGCCAGAGCCGGGTGGAGGCGCTGATCTCCCGCCACCCCAGCGTGGAGGCGCTGCGCTGGGTGAGCTACCGCTTCGGTGAGTCCGCGGTGAACACGGATCTGTTCGACGCGTTGGCGCGCGCCAGTGGGGGCCGGGGGGTGACCGTCCTGTCCGGCTCCGAGGTGGATGCGGCGGCCAAGGCCCACCGGGCAGGCTCGGTGGTGCTGGCGCGCGTGGGGGTGAAGGGGGCGGCGGTGAAGGACCTGGTCGTGGCGGGCCAGCCGCACCTCGTCTTTCCCGGCCAGGAGTTGCAGGTGGCGGGACGGCTGCCCGCGGAGGGCGCCGCGACGCTGGAGGTGGTAACCCGGGCGGGAGACCAGGAGCAGGTGCTGAGCGTGCCGCTCCCCCGGGAGCAGGACAGCCTCTTCGCGCCCCGTGCCTGGGCGGAGCTGTTCGTGGCGCGGCTGGTGGGGCTCGACGACGAGCGCCTGGACCGGATGGTGGTGGCCCTCAGCCAGCACTACCGCCTGGCCCATGCCCGCGCCTCCATGCTCATCCTGGAGTCCGAGGGCGACTACACGCGCTATGCGGTGCGCGACGAGCAGGTGGACCTGGAGAACCTGGAGAACTTGCGCCGCCGCGAGGAGGATCAGCGCCGGGACAAGCTGCTGGGCATCGACCTGGACGACGTTCCCGAGCAGGGCCGCGCCGTGGTGAAGCAGTTGACGGGGCTCAAGACGGAGCTGACCGCCCTGCTGCGTCGCCAGCCCCTGCGGGACGAGCCCTATGCCGGTGGAACGGAGCGGCTGGACGCGGAGCTGCACTACCGGAAGGCCCGGCGTGAGAACCGGGACGACGTGCTGGTGTACGAGGCCATTGCCCGCAAGCGGGCCTTCGCGGGGGACACCTGGGGCGCGGTGCGCGCGCTCTCCTCGCCCGTGGAGCTGCGTCCGAAAGACCCCGAGGCCCTGCGCCTGGTCGGCTACGGGATGCTGGGGCTGGGCCAGTACCCGGCGGCGGCGGAGCTCTTCGAGCACGTGCGGCTGAACCGGCCCTTCGAGGGGCAGGCGTTCCTCGAGGAGGCGCTCGCCCTGGACGCGGCGGGCCGCTATGCGGAGGCCGCCCGCAACTACGAGATCGTCCTGGCCCGCCCTTGGGCGCGGCACGCCCCCAAGGTGAAGACGGTGGCGGCCTACCACTACGCCCGCCTGCTCTCGGCCCTGGCGCGCCACCCGGGCGCGAAGCCCGTGGCCGCCCTGCTCCAGGACCGGAGGGAGTCGCTGAAGAAACTCACGCAGACCGAAGAGCCCCTGGACCTTCAGCCCATCGGCTACCAGCTCACCACGCACTGGAACTCGGACAGCACGGACATCGACCTGTGGGTCATCGAGCCCAACGGCGAGCGCTGCTTCTACTCTCACAAGGACACGGCCTTGGGAGGACACCTCTTCTGGGACATCACGGACGGCCTGGGGCCCGAGCTGTACCACGCGCGCAAGGTGGCCCCGGGGCCCTACCAGGTGGTGGTGCACTACTACGGCAACAACTCGTCACGGTATGTGGTGCCCACGTCCCTGCTGCTGGTGAGCGACCGCAACGTCTTCACCCCGGAGGACACGTACCAGCGCCGCTTCCAGGTGCGCATCCTGCCCAACAAGAGCGCCCTGCTGCTCCTTCGCAGCGAGGAGCTGATCCCGGCAAAGGCCCTCTAG
- a CDS encoding DNA-methyltransferase encodes MSAEATALKLVEKSLKQSEFAKSDAYKLYQGDSVELLNQFPEQQFDLVFADPPYFLSNGGFTCKSGKRASVAKGAWDVSRGVEEDHRFTTEWLKACQRVLKPTGTLWVSGTQHVIFNVGFAMQKLGFKLLNTVTWYKPNASPNLSCRYFTHSTELLIWASPKPAKTLQHTFNYARMKTENGGKQMRDVWNLPRTGEEELSADGAGRMWTQIAPRREEKAFGSHPTQKPVALLERIIEASTPEDATVLDPFNGSGTTGVAALKLGRRYTGIDLDPTYLSLTKKRLDAVKR; translated from the coding sequence ATGTCCGCGGAAGCCACTGCGCTGAAGCTTGTCGAGAAGTCCCTGAAGCAGAGCGAGTTCGCGAAGTCAGACGCGTACAAGCTGTACCAGGGCGACAGCGTGGAACTGCTCAACCAGTTCCCCGAGCAGCAGTTCGATCTCGTCTTCGCCGATCCGCCGTACTTCCTCTCCAACGGCGGTTTCACCTGCAAGAGCGGCAAGCGCGCCTCGGTGGCCAAGGGCGCGTGGGATGTGTCGCGCGGGGTGGAGGAGGATCACCGCTTCACCACCGAGTGGCTCAAGGCGTGCCAGCGGGTGCTCAAGCCCACCGGGACGCTGTGGGTGAGCGGCACGCAGCACGTCATCTTCAACGTCGGCTTCGCGATGCAGAAGCTCGGCTTCAAGCTGCTCAACACCGTCACCTGGTACAAGCCGAACGCCAGCCCGAACCTGTCGTGCCGGTACTTCACGCACTCGACGGAGCTGCTCATCTGGGCTTCGCCCAAGCCGGCGAAGACGCTTCAGCACACGTTCAACTACGCGCGCATGAAGACCGAGAACGGCGGCAAGCAGATGCGCGACGTGTGGAACCTGCCGCGCACCGGCGAGGAGGAGCTGTCGGCGGACGGCGCCGGGCGGATGTGGACGCAGATTGCCCCGCGCCGCGAGGAGAAGGCGTTTGGCAGCCACCCCACGCAGAAGCCGGTGGCGCTGCTGGAGCGCATCATCGAGGCCAGCACGCCCGAGGACGCGACGGTGCTGGACCCGTTCAACGGCAGCGGCACCACGGGCGTGGCGGCGCTGAAGCTGGGCCGCCGCTACACGGGCATCGACCTGGACCCCACGTACCTGAGCCTGACGAAGAAGCGTCTGGACGCGGTGAAGCGCTGA
- the rpmE gene encoding 50S ribosomal protein L31, producing the protein MKPELHPVYPPSRITCACGNIVETKSTRGSFSVEICSNCHPFFTGKYKLVDTAGRIDRFRKKYAGNTAAKEEAATAGAEAAPAAGGKKAKAKA; encoded by the coding sequence ATGAAGCCTGAACTGCACCCGGTGTACCCGCCCTCGCGCATCACCTGTGCCTGCGGAAACATCGTCGAGACCAAGTCCACGCGCGGCTCGTTCTCGGTGGAAATCTGCTCGAACTGCCACCCCTTCTTCACGGGCAAGTACAAGCTCGTTGACACCGCGGGTCGCATCGACCGGTTCCGCAAGAAGTACGCCGGCAACACCGCCGCGAAGGAAGAGGCCGCCACCGCGGGTGCCGAGGCTGCGCCGGCCGCGGGTGGCAAGAAGGCCAAGGCCAAGGCGTAG
- a CDS encoding 5'-nucleotidase, with translation MAISQERAKGVPVLVLDAGNALFKSPLRSEDPSEKARAELLLDQMEAMGTAAMAVGARDLSLGVELLQKKGRGAKMKLLSANLTDTAGKALFPASTVVAVGGLKVGVIGASPEGDLQGLQGKPVIPAVLAEAKRLREKDKVEVVVVLAAVPYGLSRQLAQQGEGLDFVVQSHEGRGPGIAQQEGLATVIPPGERGRQLARLELSVDGAGPFVDASTVQRDQESLKMIEANITRTKERLAATKDETVRKALEETIATFETRRATLQQSVKTGATGARRTHLLSYKQLGTDVPSDPAVQKLVERIEPPGSAHH, from the coding sequence ATGGCGATCTCTCAGGAGCGCGCGAAGGGCGTGCCAGTGCTCGTATTGGATGCGGGCAATGCGCTCTTCAAGAGCCCCCTGCGCAGTGAGGATCCGAGCGAGAAGGCGCGCGCGGAGCTGCTGCTGGATCAAATGGAAGCCATGGGCACCGCGGCCATGGCCGTGGGCGCGCGCGATCTGTCCCTGGGGGTGGAGCTGCTCCAGAAGAAAGGACGGGGCGCCAAGATGAAGCTCCTGTCCGCCAACCTGACGGACACGGCGGGCAAGGCGCTCTTCCCGGCCTCCACGGTGGTTGCCGTGGGCGGGCTGAAGGTGGGGGTGATTGGCGCTTCCCCCGAAGGTGATTTGCAAGGCCTTCAGGGAAAGCCTGTTATTCCTGCTGTTCTTGCCGAGGCGAAGCGCCTGCGCGAGAAGGACAAGGTGGAGGTGGTGGTGGTGCTCGCGGCCGTGCCCTACGGGCTGAGCCGGCAGCTTGCCCAGCAAGGAGAGGGGCTGGACTTCGTCGTCCAGTCCCACGAGGGGCGGGGGCCGGGCATTGCCCAGCAGGAAGGGCTCGCCACCGTGATTCCTCCCGGGGAGCGCGGCCGCCAGCTGGCCCGCCTGGAGCTCTCCGTGGACGGGGCAGGCCCTTTCGTGGACGCCTCCACCGTTCAGCGCGACCAGGAGAGCCTCAAGATGATCGAGGCCAACATCACCCGGACGAAGGAGCGGCTCGCGGCGACGAAGGACGAGACGGTCCGCAAGGCGCTGGAAGAGACGATTGCCACCTTCGAGACCCGGCGGGCGACCTTGCAGCAATCGGTGAAGACGGGCGCAACGGGCGCTCGCCGGACGCATCTGTTGTCGTACAAGCAGTTGGGGACGGATGTGCCGTCCGATCCCGCCGTCCAGAAGTTGGTGGAGCGCATCGAGCCCCCCGGCTCGGCGCACCACTGA
- a CDS encoding tetratricopeptide repeat protein: MRRLALLALFTLSGCFYPANRGRALEAKVDRLTADNTRMTEELKQAREQLSATLPRIDEKVAEVTRALEGLDKASRRNDADIGIQLQKTVEDMAQLRGQVETYIYKISELETALARTSEESEKKLLALQGSAAVKEAEAKKQAEALQRPTDKKEFLALAQEKAKAGEVLVARQLYTEFLKKWAKDALAGEAHFGLGETYFGEDKCREALFEYGKVIQDHTKTPSAPDAYLRSSDCFAKLKMKDESRLALEELVKSYPKTEAAKKAKTKLAELDKAKKPAPAPAPKKVSK; encoded by the coding sequence ATGAGAAGGCTTGCCCTGCTGGCGCTGTTCACCCTGTCCGGATGCTTCTACCCGGCCAATCGCGGCCGCGCGCTCGAGGCGAAGGTGGACCGGCTGACGGCCGACAACACCCGGATGACCGAGGAGCTGAAGCAAGCACGCGAGCAGCTCTCCGCCACGCTGCCCCGCATCGACGAGAAGGTGGCCGAGGTGACCCGGGCGCTGGAGGGCCTGGACAAGGCCTCCCGCCGCAACGACGCGGACATCGGCATCCAGCTCCAGAAGACGGTGGAGGACATGGCCCAGCTGCGCGGGCAGGTGGAGACTTACATCTACAAGATCTCCGAACTGGAGACGGCGCTGGCGCGCACCTCCGAGGAGTCGGAGAAGAAGCTGCTGGCGTTGCAGGGCTCGGCGGCGGTGAAGGAAGCCGAGGCGAAGAAGCAGGCCGAGGCGCTTCAGCGGCCCACGGACAAGAAGGAGTTCCTGGCGCTCGCGCAGGAGAAGGCCAAGGCCGGCGAGGTGCTGGTGGCCCGCCAGCTCTACACGGAGTTCTTGAAGAAGTGGGCCAAGGACGCGCTGGCGGGAGAGGCCCACTTTGGCCTGGGCGAGACGTACTTCGGTGAGGACAAGTGCCGGGAGGCCCTCTTCGAGTACGGCAAGGTGATTCAGGACCACACGAAAACCCCGTCCGCCCCGGATGCCTACTTGCGTTCCTCGGACTGCTTCGCGAAGCTGAAGATGAAGGACGAGTCGAGGCTGGCCCTGGAAGAACTCGTCAAGAGCTATCCGAAGACCGAGGCGGCGAAGAAGGCCAAGACGAAGCTCGCCGAGCTCGACAAGGCGAAGAAGCCGGCCCCGGCGCCGGCCCCGAAGAAGGTGAGCAAGTGA